The nucleotide window GGGCGCGCTTCTGTGCCTTCCAGTCCGACCGTCCTCAAGGCATCGAGTGCTTTTTGAGCGAGCGCTTTGTTTACGCCGCCGAAAGCACCGATCTGCTTCCATGCCCCCAGCAGGATTGTATCTGCCACAGTAAGAGGAAAAGTCCGATCGACATCAGCAGCCTGAGGCAGATAGCCAAGGGTTTTGGGGGAAAGCTCACCACGATCGATTTCGCCCTCCAAGGGAGCGATCTCTCCCATGAGACCCTTAAGCAAGGTTGATTTCCCTGCCCCGTTCGGGCCGACGATTGCCGTCATGCTACCCGGCTCGAAGGTGCCTGACAAATGATGCACCGCTGGATGACGATCATATCCAAGGGTGACATTGCGTAAGCAAATAGCGGATTGTTTCATGGCAAGGAGACTGCCCAGTAAATGGCGAGCCACAGAATGGCGACTATGGCAAAAACGAATGCCACTCGCTGGACTGCAGTTTTTGAAATGAGGGAAGATAAAAAGGGGTCGGACTGTTGCATAAGCACTCTCAAAGATTCAGAACGCGGACAACAGGTAGGAGTGACGTTATAACATAACAAGTTAAATCTTGTTCATTTCAGGTGAGGAGCAACTTTTCAACCGGATGAGACCGAGGATTGCAAGCCGAAACACAGCACAAGGCGCATGGGCAGTTGATGCATAGCATCTGAAGAAGCAATCTCCCATTGCTTCGCTTCGCACGAATGGCTGCAATGGGGAAGTAGTTCAGCAGCGCTTGCCCATCAATGAACGCCTGCATTGGGCCGGCGACTGCAAAACATGGACTTGGGTGGGCGTCTTTGCATGATAGTACACAGCACGGGTCCGCTCCGAGTTCTTTGC belongs to uncultured Cohaesibacter sp. and includes:
- a CDS encoding metal ABC transporter ATP-binding protein, producing MKQSAICLRNVTLGYDRHPAVHHLSGTFEPGSMTAIVGPNGAGKSTLLKGLMGEIAPLEGEIDRGELSPKTLGYLPQAADVDRTFPLTVADTILLGAWKQIGAFGGVNKALAQKALDALRTVGLEGTEARPIQALSAGQFQRVLFARLLLQDADTIILDEPFTAIDARTTRDLLQLVMRWHDEKRTIIAVLHDFDQVRAHFPRALLLAREPIAWGATEETMSSRNLLRARAMAEAWDEEAEICTRDGRMKP